From Marinoscillum sp. 108, a single genomic window includes:
- a CDS encoding SPFH domain-containing protein, translating to MDSQEKLYSPISGYTILALCLIVLFSSILLLIGLRIPHFVFGVVLGIAFIPGFFFVNPNGSRVLVLFGKYVGTVKENGFFWVNPFYTRKKISLRARNFDSERVKVNDNIGNPIMISVILVWRVRDTFAAAFEVDDYENFVRVQTDAAVRKLAGSYPYDNFDDEQAEITLRSGLDSVNEHLEKEIEERLSIAGIEILEARIGYLAYAEEIAGAMLRRQQATAIVAARHKIVEGAVSMVEMAIAEIGKKEIVDLDDERKAAMVSNLMVVLCADKDITPVVNSGTLHH from the coding sequence ATGGACTCACAAGAAAAACTTTACTCCCCCATCTCTGGATACACCATTCTGGCCCTTTGCCTGATCGTGCTGTTCTCGTCCATCCTATTATTGATTGGACTCCGCATTCCTCACTTTGTTTTTGGGGTAGTACTTGGCATTGCTTTTATTCCCGGATTTTTCTTTGTCAACCCCAATGGATCCAGAGTCTTAGTGCTCTTTGGGAAATATGTCGGTACGGTCAAGGAAAACGGCTTTTTCTGGGTCAATCCCTTTTATACCAGAAAAAAAATTTCACTGCGAGCCAGGAATTTTGATAGCGAACGAGTGAAAGTAAACGACAACATCGGTAACCCGATTATGATCTCGGTCATTCTGGTATGGAGGGTGCGAGATACGTTTGCTGCGGCTTTTGAGGTGGATGATTACGAGAATTTTGTACGAGTACAGACCGATGCTGCAGTGAGAAAGCTGGCTGGAAGTTACCCTTACGACAATTTTGATGATGAGCAAGCAGAAATCACGCTGCGTTCTGGTCTGGACAGTGTGAATGAACACCTGGAGAAAGAGATTGAGGAGCGGCTTTCGATAGCAGGGATAGAAATACTGGAAGCCCGTATTGGTTACCTGGCCTATGCTGAAGAAATCGCCGGGGCCATGCTCAGAAGGCAGCAAGCCACCGCCATCGTAGCAGCCAGGCATAAAATAGTGGAAGGCGCCGTGAGCATGGTAGAAATGGCCATTGCGGAAATCGGTAAAAAAGAGATCGTAGACCTGGACGATGAACGAAAGGCCGCTATGGTCAGCAACCTAATGGTGGTACTCTGCGCAGACAAGGACATTACTCCCGTGGTAAACTCCGGCACCTTACACCACTAG
- a CDS encoding Arc family DNA binding domain-containing protein — MAKKKPFVLRIDEETFKAIEKWAADEFRSTNGQLEWMIHKALKDAGRLKKEDPS; from the coding sequence ATGGCCAAGAAGAAACCCTTTGTATTAAGAATAGATGAAGAGACTTTCAAGGCCATTGAAAAATGGGCTGCTGATGAGTTTCGCAGCACTAATGGGCAGCTGGAATGGATGATTCACAAAGCCCTCAAAGACGCTGGCCGACTCAAAAAAGAAGACCCTTCTTAA
- a CDS encoding alkaline phosphatase, with protein MKSLSSFLIVLAVLIGCSPKSTDVKEQTDSGPFLHGVASGDPLYDRVIIWTRVTPESPADSVVVSWEVSEDQWFKSSLISGQVVTDAGRDFTVKVDVANLQSGTPYYYRFKSAGSFSPIGRTKTAAQNADSLRFAVVSCSNYEWGYFTAYQKIAEKELLDAVVHLGDYIYEYAPGGYGDTTIGRKHEPPHELLTLSDYRTRYAQYRSDPDLQAMHASHPFIAIWDDHEIANDVYTSGAQNHQEHEGSFEERKRAAVQTYYEWMPIREADKLYRSFEFGELAELIMLDERLEGRTAPVASISDENFNSPDRSMLGADQLSWLKSTIEGSEARWKVIGNQVIFSDINQTMVFPDNPKNLDSWDGYPAEKKEVARFIKDFDNILWVTGDTHASWVMETIVADVSLAPLGVEFGTPSISSANYDEYSGLDTARMYENLFQNFNPHIKYANLTEHGYFLLTLQKERATARYYFVENIRVPNAAEGRPKEFWVNDGAPVIKQYNVYGF; from the coding sequence ATGAAAAGTCTCTCATCCTTTCTAATTGTCCTGGCTGTGCTGATAGGGTGCAGTCCAAAATCTACTGATGTAAAAGAACAAACGGATTCAGGACCGTTTCTTCATGGGGTGGCTTCCGGTGACCCCTTGTATGATCGTGTGATTATCTGGACTCGGGTGACCCCTGAATCTCCTGCGGACAGTGTGGTGGTCTCTTGGGAAGTATCTGAAGATCAATGGTTTAAGTCATCGCTGATTTCAGGTCAGGTAGTGACTGATGCAGGTAGAGACTTCACCGTCAAGGTAGATGTGGCCAACCTTCAATCAGGGACTCCATACTATTACAGATTTAAATCAGCGGGAAGCTTTTCGCCCATTGGCCGCACCAAAACAGCCGCACAAAATGCCGATTCACTGAGGTTTGCTGTGGTCAGTTGCTCCAACTATGAGTGGGGTTATTTTACGGCCTACCAGAAGATCGCTGAGAAGGAACTGCTGGATGCAGTGGTGCACCTTGGGGATTATATTTATGAATATGCCCCTGGAGGGTATGGAGATACTACTATTGGCAGAAAGCACGAGCCGCCGCATGAACTGCTTACCCTCAGTGACTACCGTACCCGGTATGCGCAGTATCGGTCAGACCCGGACTTGCAGGCCATGCATGCGAGCCATCCCTTCATTGCCATATGGGATGACCATGAAATCGCGAATGATGTGTACACCTCTGGAGCTCAAAACCACCAGGAGCATGAAGGGAGTTTTGAAGAAAGAAAAAGAGCCGCAGTACAAACGTACTATGAGTGGATGCCGATCAGAGAGGCTGATAAACTTTACCGGTCTTTTGAGTTTGGTGAGCTGGCCGAGCTCATCATGCTGGATGAACGCCTGGAGGGCCGTACGGCACCTGTTGCAAGTATCTCTGACGAGAATTTTAACTCTCCGGACCGCAGCATGCTGGGGGCGGATCAGCTATCGTGGCTGAAAAGCACCATTGAGGGTAGTGAGGCCAGGTGGAAGGTAATAGGCAATCAGGTGATCTTTTCTGACATCAACCAGACAATGGTGTTTCCGGATAACCCCAAAAACCTGGATAGCTGGGATGGCTATCCGGCGGAAAAGAAAGAGGTGGCCAGGTTTATCAAAGACTTTGACAACATCCTGTGGGTGACTGGGGATACCCATGCCAGCTGGGTGATGGAAACCATAGTAGCAGATGTATCGCTGGCTCCACTAGGCGTCGAATTCGGTACACCCAGTATTAGTTCGGCCAATTATGATGAGTATTCAGGATTGGATACCGCCAGGATGTACGAGAATCTCTTTCAGAATTTTAATCCTCATATTAAATATGCCAACCTGACAGAGCACGGATATTTCCTTTTGACCTTGCAAAAGGAGCGCGCCACAGCCAGGTATTACTTCGTAGAAAACATTCGAGTGCCGAATGCCGCGGAAGGTAGGCCGAAGGAGTTTTGGGTGAATGATGGGGCTCCGGTGATCAAGCAGTATAATGTATACGGTTTTTAA
- a CDS encoding ferredoxin--NADP reductase yields the protein MAFGLFKKKKKEVAADTRFQTLKIKEVIEVAKEAVNVVFEKPEAGFQYKPGQFITIIKEVGGKKIRRAYSLCTTPFEDEYPAVTVKRVPGGLMSNHINDHFKAGDPVEIMEPMGMFTTEYSASTSRKVVFLGGGSGITPLYSLMRSVLIKEPSSSVALIYGNRSEEYVVFKDQLNALKAQYGHRFELVHILEEDANGFAQYTGRPTASMIGEITKGLGTNDNTEFFICGPAPMMEIANEGLLEIGIREEKIRKESFEAGKTSPADIIAPEAPAGSSEVTILLDGEEHVVNVNKGEAILDAALDQNIDMPYSCQSGLCTACRAMCLEGKIDQENAEGLSESETAEGYVLLCIGKPMSDTVKVEVG from the coding sequence ATGGCGTTTGGATTATTCAAGAAGAAGAAAAAAGAAGTAGCAGCAGATACGCGTTTTCAGACGCTCAAAATAAAAGAAGTAATAGAAGTGGCTAAAGAGGCTGTAAACGTGGTTTTTGAAAAACCAGAAGCCGGTTTTCAGTACAAGCCAGGTCAGTTTATTACCATCATTAAAGAAGTAGGGGGTAAAAAAATCAGAAGAGCTTATTCGCTTTGCACCACCCCATTCGAAGATGAATACCCTGCCGTCACCGTAAAAAGAGTCCCGGGTGGGTTGATGTCTAATCACATCAATGATCACTTCAAAGCCGGCGATCCTGTGGAGATCATGGAGCCCATGGGGATGTTCACGACCGAATACAGCGCCTCTACTTCCCGAAAGGTTGTTTTTCTTGGAGGAGGAAGTGGGATCACTCCGCTCTATTCTTTGATGAGATCTGTACTTATCAAAGAACCCTCCAGTAGTGTGGCTCTCATCTATGGCAACAGGAGTGAAGAATATGTGGTTTTCAAGGATCAGCTCAATGCATTGAAAGCGCAGTATGGCCATCGTTTTGAGTTGGTGCATATCCTGGAAGAAGATGCCAATGGATTCGCTCAATATACGGGAAGACCCACCGCATCTATGATTGGTGAAATCACCAAGGGATTGGGGACAAACGATAATACTGAGTTTTTTATCTGTGGTCCTGCCCCCATGATGGAGATTGCCAATGAAGGATTGCTCGAAATCGGGATCAGGGAAGAGAAGATTCGAAAAGAAAGCTTTGAGGCGGGCAAGACTTCTCCTGCAGACATTATTGCACCAGAGGCACCTGCGGGTTCCAGCGAAGTGACGATCCTGCTGGATGGCGAGGAGCATGTGGTGAACGTAAATAAAGGAGAGGCCATATTGGATGCTGCCCTCGATCAGAATATCGATATGCCATATTCTTGCCAGAGTGGCCTCTGTACCGCATGCAGGGCGATGTGTCTGGAAGGTAAAATAGATCAGGAAAATGCAGAAGGTCTATCTGAGAGCGAAACAGCAGAGGGATATGTGCTGCTTTGTATCGGTAAGCCAATGAGCGATACCGTGAAAGTGGAAGTAGGTTGA
- the purB gene encoding adenylosuccinate lyase has product MELNDLTAISPIDGRYRNKVASLAPYFSEYALIYYRVKVEILYFISLCEIPLPQLTKVDHGKFADLKAIYENFSEADALKIKDIEKVTNHDVKAVEYFIKEKFDLLGLGSFKEFIHFGLTSQDINNTSIPLSTKEALKDVFIPYLKETIALIDKVAQEWKDIPMLAKTHGQPASPTRLGKEIAVFVSRLNEQLSGLEQVPYAAKFGGATGNFNAHYVAYPDNDWHTFGNDFVGQKLGLKRSYPTTQIEHYDYFAALFDAIKRVNTILLDFSKDVWQYVAMNYFKQRINPNEVGSSAMPHKVNPIDFENAEGNLGIANAMFEHLSSKLPVSRLQRDLTDSTVLRNIGVPVAHTLLALSSLKKGLGKLEVNKEAIHKDLDDNWAVAAEAIQTILRREAFPNPYEALKALTRTGDKITKDTLHAFITQLEVSDEIKAELMQITPFNYTGR; this is encoded by the coding sequence ATGGAGCTGAACGATCTGACTGCTATATCCCCCATTGATGGAAGGTACCGAAACAAGGTAGCTTCCCTGGCTCCCTATTTTTCGGAATATGCCCTGATCTATTATCGGGTGAAAGTGGAGATTCTGTATTTTATCTCTCTTTGTGAGATTCCTCTCCCGCAGTTAACCAAAGTAGATCACGGAAAGTTTGCAGATCTGAAGGCGATCTATGAAAATTTTTCAGAAGCCGATGCCCTCAAGATAAAAGACATAGAAAAGGTGACCAACCACGATGTGAAAGCAGTGGAGTACTTCATCAAAGAGAAATTTGACCTGCTTGGGCTGGGGTCATTCAAAGAGTTTATTCACTTTGGCCTTACCTCTCAGGACATCAACAACACCTCCATTCCACTTTCTACCAAGGAGGCACTCAAAGACGTTTTTATCCCTTACCTGAAGGAAACCATCGCGCTAATAGACAAAGTGGCGCAAGAATGGAAAGACATTCCCATGCTGGCCAAGACGCATGGTCAGCCAGCCTCTCCTACCCGGTTGGGCAAAGAGATAGCGGTATTTGTGAGCAGACTAAACGAGCAGCTGTCTGGGCTTGAGCAGGTGCCATATGCCGCCAAGTTTGGGGGAGCCACTGGTAACTTCAATGCGCACTATGTGGCCTACCCGGATAACGACTGGCATACCTTCGGAAATGATTTCGTAGGTCAGAAACTGGGGCTAAAGCGCAGCTACCCAACCACCCAGATAGAGCACTATGACTATTTTGCAGCTCTTTTTGATGCCATCAAACGGGTGAATACCATCCTGCTCGACTTTAGCAAAGATGTATGGCAGTATGTGGCCATGAACTACTTCAAACAGCGCATCAATCCCAACGAAGTAGGTTCTTCCGCGATGCCTCACAAGGTCAACCCTATCGACTTTGAGAATGCGGAGGGTAACCTGGGCATTGCCAATGCAATGTTTGAGCACCTCAGCTCCAAACTGCCTGTCTCCAGACTGCAGCGAGACCTCACTGACTCCACTGTACTTAGAAACATTGGTGTGCCGGTAGCCCACACCCTGCTAGCGCTGTCTTCTTTAAAGAAAGGCTTAGGTAAACTGGAGGTTAATAAGGAGGCCATCCATAAAGATCTGGATGACAACTGGGCTGTGGCTGCTGAAGCCATTCAAACCATTTTGAGACGAGAAGCTTTTCCTAACCCCTATGAAGCACTCAAAGCACTGACCAGAACCGGCGACAAGATCACCAAAGACACCTTACATGCTTTTATTACGCAACTGGAAGTGTCTGATGAGATCAAAGCGGAACTGATGCAAATCACTCCTTTCAACTACACTGGGAGGTAA
- a CDS encoding PAS domain-containing hybrid sensor histidine kinase/response regulator, whose protein sequence is MPAKDNTNDEYVRKRVDDISKLIYEVAAGNFDYKLKQRDVEGELEGLIGGINMLGEELKASTVSRDFMESIYKGVVDILIIITPDQTIDRVNDAVVDHLGYSPQDLIGRDFKTLLSTEDFSFLQDIQQHLASNGAYHNAELRLLRKDKSLLETSASFSSLFDNQKNHLGTIVIAKDITHIKETERELKKAKEKAEAANKAKSHFLANMSHEIRTPLNGMLGFLELLGGTSLDTNQTEYLDMIKTSGQSLAKLLNDILDLSKVENGKLNIEHVPFNLKSSIQPSFQTYSYLAREKGLDFILDFEPDLPEIVIGDPSRLTQILTNLIGNALKFTQEGSVFIRVSGSRKDNHHLDLLLEVTDTGVGIPEQMRASIFDSFTQADTSTTRKFGGAGLGLAITKHLVALMGGTIKFECPPISKNQDNGTSFFVELPLKVPTSTGRSEHDPAATKETPAFPRGFRVLLVDDNEINILLAQKVLEKLNANVSLARDGKQAHDLALEQKFDVILMDIQMPVMDGFEASTALRKAGYQAPIIALSANVYPEEIKTCFENGMNGHIGKPFTVDGIFNKITSVINESPD, encoded by the coding sequence ATGCCAGCGAAGGACAACACCAATGATGAGTATGTAAGAAAAAGAGTTGATGACATCAGCAAGCTCATCTATGAGGTAGCTGCGGGCAATTTCGACTACAAACTCAAACAACGTGACGTAGAGGGTGAACTGGAAGGCCTCATCGGGGGGATCAATATGCTGGGTGAAGAACTGAAAGCCAGCACAGTCTCCAGAGACTTTATGGAGAGCATCTATAAGGGTGTGGTGGATATCCTGATCATTATCACCCCGGATCAAACCATTGATAGGGTCAATGATGCGGTCGTTGACCACCTGGGCTACTCACCCCAGGACCTGATAGGCCGTGATTTCAAAACACTCCTTTCTACAGAAGATTTCTCCTTTCTTCAGGACATACAGCAGCACCTCGCCTCCAACGGGGCATATCATAACGCTGAACTCAGGCTGCTCCGAAAGGATAAATCGCTCCTGGAAACTTCGGCTTCCTTTTCTTCCCTGTTTGACAACCAAAAGAATCACCTTGGCACCATCGTCATAGCCAAAGACATCACACATATAAAGGAAACTGAGCGGGAACTCAAAAAGGCCAAGGAAAAAGCTGAGGCGGCAAACAAGGCCAAATCGCACTTCCTGGCCAATATGAGTCACGAAATTCGAACTCCGTTGAACGGAATGCTCGGTTTTCTGGAGTTACTCGGCGGCACTTCGCTTGATACTAACCAGACAGAGTACCTGGATATGATCAAAACCTCCGGGCAATCCCTCGCCAAACTACTGAACGACATTTTGGATCTGAGCAAGGTGGAAAATGGCAAACTGAACATTGAGCATGTGCCTTTCAACCTTAAAAGCTCCATCCAACCCAGTTTTCAAACCTATAGCTATCTGGCCAGAGAAAAAGGCCTGGACTTTATTCTGGACTTTGAGCCAGACCTACCTGAAATAGTCATTGGAGATCCCTCACGGCTGACCCAGATCCTGACTAACCTGATAGGCAACGCACTCAAATTTACCCAGGAAGGCAGTGTATTCATCAGAGTATCAGGAAGTAGGAAGGATAATCACCACCTGGATCTATTACTTGAGGTCACAGATACTGGAGTTGGGATTCCCGAGCAGATGCGAGCATCTATTTTTGATAGTTTCACGCAGGCAGATACCTCCACCACTCGAAAATTTGGAGGTGCCGGACTTGGACTGGCCATTACCAAACACCTGGTGGCCCTCATGGGTGGCACCATCAAATTCGAATGTCCTCCGATATCCAAAAATCAGGACAATGGTACCTCCTTCTTTGTGGAGCTACCCCTGAAAGTACCTACCTCCACCGGGCGTTCCGAGCATGATCCTGCTGCCACCAAAGAAACACCGGCCTTTCCCAGGGGTTTCAGGGTGCTCCTTGTGGATGACAATGAAATCAATATCCTATTGGCGCAGAAAGTACTGGAAAAGCTAAATGCCAATGTGTCTTTGGCCCGTGATGGAAAACAAGCCCACGATCTGGCCCTGGAGCAAAAGTTTGATGTCATTCTGATGGATATACAGATGCCCGTGATGGATGGATTTGAAGCCTCCACTGCGCTTCGGAAAGCTGGATATCAGGCACCCATCATTGCTCTATCGGCCAATGTTTACCCCGAAGAAATCAAAACCTGCTTCGAAAATGGAATGAACGGACATATTGGGAAACCATTTACCGTGGATGGCATTTTCAACAAAATCACCTCTGTAATCAACGAAAGTCCGGATTAG
- a CDS encoding bifunctional aminotransferase class I/II-fold pyridoxal phosphate-dependent enzyme/GNAT family N-acetyltransferase encodes MAKIRHNNYIDTVVEISRNASEKGVVDLYTEDDHFTGRHIKVNGKDLCHFGTTGYLGLEQDIRIKKAAVDAIMRYGTQFPLSKTFISHSAYSELEDKLEKMYGYPVVVTKNSTLGHLGTIPTVVRDEDAIILDQQVHWSVQNSCQIARTRGIPVEMIKHNNMEMLEAKIKDLSSVADKIWYFADGVYSMYGDEAPIGRLKELSAKYPQLCLYYDDVHGMSWVGKNGTGYVISQYGELPQNVIVFTTLSKTFGASGATMVTANKDFYTRVKRFGGPLTFSAQLEPSSVAAAIASADIHLSDEIYDMQKELADKVAYCNACLAKTDLPLIEENNCPVFYIGTGAPAVGYNFVKKLMDAGFYVNMGVFPAVAVKRTGVRFTVSRHNQKEDIKALVEAMDRLYPVALAEETTTKNQVRKTFGLPLLDKGQSAPIKMPASFRVSVYMNTDELPAKEWDDIFKGRNVFDFAGLQFLEQAFGASQAPEHQWDFRFVLIRDKADKIVLATFLTKTLWKDDMLAPASVSMALEKKRLSDPLYHSSQVLAMGSLFTEGDHLYLDQEHPDKDAILNLFFQTLTKIDEELQPDVIALRDFTLSDDFLKAHCDGQGYVKAALPDSCVMEDLSWSTQDDYLQRLSSKSRKHFRQDIEKFTDRVQVEVTNDLDEGELSKAYSLYRNVWDKNFDMNTFAYPQSVFEVMNADSNWEFIKMYPAGGEKSPERLIGVMFSYKNLNLTYVPSLIGLDYDYSDEFSVYRQMLFQTVLRARALDFKRIDFGFSASFEKRKVGAESIQKIAYIQAKDNFAMEMMEVVQNETISS; translated from the coding sequence ATGGCAAAAATCCGACACAATAATTATATCGATACAGTTGTTGAAATTTCGCGAAATGCATCGGAGAAGGGTGTGGTGGATTTGTACACTGAGGATGATCACTTTACCGGTCGTCACATTAAAGTCAACGGGAAGGACCTTTGTCACTTTGGCACTACAGGATACCTGGGGCTTGAGCAGGACATCAGGATAAAGAAAGCCGCAGTAGACGCGATCATGCGATATGGTACGCAGTTTCCTCTTTCCAAAACCTTTATCTCACATTCGGCCTATAGTGAACTCGAGGATAAGCTGGAAAAAATGTACGGCTATCCTGTGGTGGTCACCAAAAATAGCACCCTGGGACACCTGGGTACTATCCCCACAGTGGTGCGGGATGAAGATGCGATTATTCTGGATCAGCAAGTGCACTGGAGTGTACAGAATAGCTGTCAGATAGCCAGGACTCGCGGTATTCCGGTAGAAATGATCAAGCACAATAACATGGAAATGCTGGAGGCGAAGATCAAAGACCTCAGCTCCGTGGCGGATAAGATATGGTATTTTGCTGACGGAGTGTATTCTATGTATGGCGATGAAGCGCCCATAGGGAGATTAAAGGAACTATCTGCCAAGTACCCTCAGCTATGCCTCTACTATGACGATGTGCACGGTATGAGCTGGGTGGGTAAGAATGGCACTGGCTATGTGATTAGTCAATACGGGGAATTACCTCAAAATGTCATTGTTTTTACCACATTGAGCAAAACCTTTGGAGCCAGTGGTGCTACCATGGTCACGGCCAATAAAGATTTTTATACAAGGGTGAAGCGCTTTGGAGGGCCGCTTACATTTTCTGCTCAGCTGGAACCCAGCTCGGTGGCTGCAGCCATTGCATCGGCAGATATCCACCTGTCAGATGAGATCTATGACATGCAGAAGGAGCTGGCCGATAAGGTAGCTTATTGTAATGCGTGTCTTGCGAAAACCGACCTGCCTTTGATTGAAGAAAATAACTGCCCTGTATTTTATATTGGAACAGGCGCACCAGCGGTAGGTTACAATTTTGTGAAAAAGCTCATGGATGCGGGCTTTTATGTGAATATGGGGGTTTTCCCTGCAGTCGCGGTGAAGCGCACTGGAGTGAGGTTCACGGTGTCCAGGCATAACCAAAAGGAAGATATCAAGGCCCTGGTAGAGGCCATGGATAGGTTGTATCCTGTGGCTCTGGCAGAGGAAACCACCACCAAAAATCAAGTCAGGAAAACATTTGGGTTGCCTCTGTTGGACAAAGGGCAATCAGCACCAATCAAAATGCCAGCATCCTTTCGGGTATCCGTATATATGAACACCGATGAGTTGCCAGCCAAGGAATGGGATGATATTTTCAAAGGGAGAAACGTCTTTGATTTTGCAGGGCTGCAATTTCTGGAGCAGGCCTTTGGTGCTTCGCAGGCACCAGAACATCAGTGGGATTTCAGGTTTGTGCTGATCAGAGACAAGGCTGATAAGATTGTGCTGGCCACCTTTTTGACCAAAACACTTTGGAAGGATGACATGTTGGCACCGGCTTCCGTTTCTATGGCTTTGGAGAAAAAGAGGCTCAGTGACCCGCTGTACCACTCTAGTCAGGTGCTGGCCATGGGGTCATTGTTTACAGAGGGGGATCATTTGTATCTGGATCAGGAGCACCCGGACAAAGACGCCATTCTGAATTTATTTTTCCAGACGCTCACCAAAATTGATGAGGAGCTTCAGCCGGATGTGATTGCCTTACGGGATTTCACTCTTTCCGATGATTTTCTTAAAGCACATTGCGATGGTCAGGGCTATGTAAAGGCTGCTTTGCCTGATTCTTGTGTGATGGAGGACTTGTCATGGTCCACGCAAGATGATTATCTACAGCGTTTATCGTCCAAATCCAGAAAGCATTTCCGTCAGGATATAGAGAAGTTCACAGATCGGGTTCAGGTGGAAGTGACCAATGACTTAGATGAGGGAGAACTTAGCAAAGCCTATTCGCTTTACCGTAATGTCTGGGACAAGAATTTCGATATGAACACATTTGCTTATCCTCAATCTGTCTTTGAGGTGATGAATGCGGATTCAAATTGGGAATTCATCAAAATGTACCCTGCTGGGGGAGAGAAAAGCCCTGAGCGACTCATAGGTGTGATGTTTTCTTACAAGAACCTGAATTTGACCTATGTGCCTTCACTCATCGGGTTGGATTACGATTATTCGGATGAGTTTTCGGTGTACCGCCAGATGTTGTTTCAGACTGTATTGAGGGCGAGAGCACTTGATTTTAAACGAATTGATTTTGGTTTTTCTGCGTCTTTTGAGAAACGGAAGGTAGGGGCCGAATCTATACAGAAGATCGCCTACATACAGGCGAAGGATAACTTTGCTATGGAAATGATGGAGGTGGTCCAGAATGAAACGATTAGTTCCTAA
- a CDS encoding aspartate carbamoyltransferase catalytic subunit codes for MSQLKTKHLLGIKNLDRDEIELIFETADNFKDVLNRPIKKVPSLRDVTVANVFFENSTRTRLSFELAEKRLSADVINFSSSSSSVKKGETLLDTVNNILAMKVDMVVMRHSSPGAPHFLARHIKANIINAGDGTHEHPTQALLDTFSIREKTGGVEGKKVVIVGDILHSRVALSNIFALQKLGAEVMVCGPATLLPKHIASLGVKVELDIRKALEWCDIANVLRIQLERQKMRYFPSLREYSLYYGINKELLDSLNKEIVIMHPGPINRGVEITSDVADSEHSIILDQVENGVAIRMAVLYLLAGKVD; via the coding sequence ATGAGCCAATTAAAGACAAAGCATCTCCTGGGTATCAAGAACCTCGATCGTGATGAAATCGAATTGATTTTTGAAACTGCTGATAATTTTAAAGATGTTTTGAACCGGCCGATCAAAAAAGTGCCCTCTCTGAGGGACGTCACTGTGGCCAATGTTTTTTTTGAGAATTCTACCCGTACCCGTCTTTCCTTTGAATTGGCAGAAAAACGCCTCTCAGCTGATGTAATTAACTTTTCCTCTTCCTCTTCTTCTGTGAAAAAGGGCGAGACACTACTGGATACGGTCAATAACATTCTGGCCATGAAAGTGGACATGGTGGTCATGCGCCATAGCAGCCCTGGGGCACCTCATTTCTTGGCCCGCCACATTAAGGCCAACATCATCAATGCGGGAGATGGTACCCATGAGCATCCTACTCAGGCATTACTCGATACTTTTTCCATCCGAGAAAAGACCGGTGGAGTGGAGGGTAAGAAAGTGGTGATCGTTGGAGATATTCTTCACTCACGTGTGGCCCTGTCCAATATCTTTGCCTTGCAGAAACTGGGAGCTGAAGTGATGGTCTGCGGACCTGCCACGCTGTTGCCAAAGCATATCGCCTCCCTGGGGGTGAAAGTGGAGCTGGATATCCGAAAGGCGCTGGAGTGGTGCGACATTGCCAATGTACTCCGCATCCAGCTGGAGCGCCAGAAAATGCGCTACTTTCCCTCACTACGGGAGTATTCACTTTACTATGGCATCAACAAAGAGCTGCTCGATTCTCTGAATAAAGAAATTGTCATCATGCATCCGGGCCCTATCAATCGTGGCGTGGAGATTACCAGTGATGTGGCAGATTCGGAGCATTCCATCATACTGGATCAGGTGGAAAACGGGGTAGCCATCAGAATGGCCGTGCTTTATCTGCTGGCTGGGAAAGTGGATTAA
- the pyrR gene encoding bifunctional pyr operon transcriptional regulator/uracil phosphoribosyltransferase PyrR has translation MQKRLLFNSKLLQITISRLCQHLIENHGDFSDSVILGMQPRGIYLAERIRKRLEEMLNTKIQLGYLDTTFHRDDFRRRENPKTPNQTKVPFIIEDKKVILIDDVLFTGRSVRAALDAMTMFGRPAKVELLVLIDRMYTRHIPVEANYVGRRVNTMTSQRVLVELEEQGKKDNIWLINETE, from the coding sequence ATGCAAAAAAGACTCCTGTTCAACAGTAAGCTCCTTCAGATCACAATCAGCCGGTTGTGTCAGCATCTCATCGAGAACCATGGTGATTTTTCTGATTCTGTGATTTTGGGCATGCAGCCTCGAGGAATCTATCTTGCCGAGCGCATTCGCAAGCGCCTGGAAGAAATGCTCAACACCAAAATCCAGCTTGGCTACCTCGATACCACGTTTCATAGAGATGATTTCAGGAGGCGGGAGAACCCCAAGACCCCCAATCAAACCAAGGTGCCTTTCATTATTGAAGATAAGAAGGTAATACTGATAGATGACGTGCTTTTCACTGGCAGATCGGTACGGGCAGCCCTGGACGCTATGACCATGTTTGGCAGGCCGGCAAAGGTGGAGCTACTGGTGCTCATAGATAGAATGTATACCCGGCACATACCCGTAGAAGCTAACTACGTGGGGCGCAGGGTGAATACCATGACTTCTCAGCGGGTGCTTGTAGAGCTGGAGGAGCAGGGCAAAAAAGACAACATCTGGTTAATCAACGAAACTGAATGA